Proteins found in one Corynebacterium sanguinis genomic segment:
- the ramB gene encoding acetate metabolism transcriptional regulator RamB gives MSKTYVGSRLRQLRRERNLSQASLAATLELSASYVNQIEHDVRPLTVPVLKRITEAFGVDATFFSRDDDSRLLAELKDVVADQELGAANVELQELSELVYRHPSIARSVVEMHRRYSNARDKLTLALDSRVSSPETLTMPHDEVRDFFYSRQNYLDDIDHKAEELAGRIGVQRFGILDTERALTRYVTETHDVEVRTSPSESGVLHHLDLDAGVLSLSPILSSGQRAFRLASALSFLEASSFIDAHVAAEPFTSETSKNLARRGIAAYFAAATLLPYSLMHFESEKNGYDVDYLCHVFGVGYETVASRLSTLQRANMRGVPFTFVRVDRAGNISKRQSATGYHFSTSGGTCPLWGIYESFTRPGETVRQHATMPDGRTYLWVARTVRHHRFHFRETEKLFAIGLGCETRHAERTIYAEGMALDDVSQATPIGAGCRVCPREACAQRAFPSIQHGIEVDPHTTSIAPY, from the coding sequence ATGTCCAAGACTTATGTCGGCTCACGGCTGCGCCAGTTGCGCCGGGAGAGAAACCTCAGCCAGGCCTCCCTGGCTGCGACTCTCGAGCTCTCCGCAAGTTACGTCAACCAGATCGAGCACGACGTGCGCCCACTGACCGTCCCGGTGCTCAAGCGCATTACCGAGGCCTTCGGCGTCGACGCCACCTTCTTCTCGCGTGACGACGACTCCCGGCTCCTCGCCGAGCTCAAGGACGTCGTGGCGGACCAGGAGCTGGGCGCGGCCAACGTCGAACTCCAAGAGCTCTCCGAGCTCGTCTACCGCCACCCCTCCATCGCCCGGTCCGTCGTCGAGATGCACCGCCGCTACTCCAACGCCCGCGACAAGCTCACGCTGGCTCTGGATTCGCGGGTGTCCAGCCCGGAAACGCTGACAATGCCCCACGACGAGGTGCGCGACTTCTTCTACTCCCGCCAGAACTACCTCGACGACATCGACCACAAGGCCGAGGAGCTGGCCGGGCGCATTGGGGTGCAGCGCTTCGGCATCCTCGACACCGAGCGCGCGCTGACCCGCTACGTCACCGAGACGCACGACGTTGAGGTGCGCACGAGCCCGTCGGAGTCCGGGGTTCTGCACCACCTCGACCTCGACGCAGGCGTGCTTTCGCTCTCCCCCATCCTCTCCTCGGGCCAGCGCGCCTTCCGCCTCGCCTCCGCCCTCAGCTTCCTCGAGGCCAGTTCGTTTATCGATGCCCACGTCGCCGCCGAGCCGTTTACCTCGGAGACCTCGAAAAACCTGGCCAGGCGCGGCATTGCCGCCTACTTCGCCGCCGCGACGCTGTTGCCGTACTCACTGATGCATTTCGAGTCGGAGAAGAACGGCTACGACGTGGACTACCTCTGCCACGTCTTCGGCGTCGGCTACGAAACCGTGGCCAGCCGCCTGTCGACGCTACAGCGCGCGAACATGCGCGGCGTGCCGTTTACCTTCGTGCGCGTCGACCGCGCCGGCAACATCTCCAAGCGCCAATCCGCGACCGGCTACCACTTCTCCACCTCCGGCGGGACGTGCCCGCTATGGGGGATCTACGAATCCTTTACCCGCCCCGGCGAGACGGTGCGCCAGCACGCGACGATGCCGGACGGGCGCACCTACCTGTGGGTGGCGCGCACCGTGCGCCACCACCGCTTCCACTTCCGCGAGACGGAAAAGCTCTTCGCCATCGGCCTTGGCTGCGAGACCCGCCACGCCGAGCGCACCATCTACGCCGAGGGCATGGCGCTTGACGACGTCTCCCAGGCGACGCCGATCGGAGCGGGGTGCCGCGTGTGCCCACGCGAGGCCTGCGCGCAGCGTGCCTTCCCCTCCATCCAGCACGGAATTGAAGTTGACCCGCACACGACCTCGATCGCCCCGTACTGA
- a CDS encoding SRPBCC domain-containing protein — protein MSTSTNSATRVIDAPAADIYDLLTNPQRHAETDNSGMVVSADQAERFQSVGDTFTMNMTKEDGDYQTRNKVFALQENKVVGWQNLENTTAGVEVGAKWLYELEPEGPDATRVKITYDRSDIESSEVKSMSESFDDDFLETSLDALAAAVSGS, from the coding sequence ATGAGTACTTCAACTAATTCCGCAACCCGAGTCATCGACGCCCCCGCAGCCGACATCTACGACCTGCTGACCAACCCGCAGCGCCACGCTGAAACGGACAACTCCGGAATGGTCGTCTCCGCCGATCAGGCCGAGCGCTTCCAGTCCGTGGGCGACACCTTCACCATGAACATGACCAAGGAGGACGGCGATTACCAAACCCGCAACAAGGTCTTCGCCCTCCAAGAGAACAAGGTCGTGGGGTGGCAGAACCTGGAAAACACCACCGCCGGTGTCGAGGTGGGCGCCAAGTGGCTCTACGAGCTCGAGCCCGAGGGCCCTGACGCAACGCGGGTGAAGATCACCTACGACCGCTCCGACATCGAGAGCAGCGAGGTTAAGTCGATGTCTGAGTCGTTCGACGACGACTTCCTGGAGACCAGCCTGGACGCGCTGGCCGCAGCCGTGTCCGGTAGCTAA